The Acidobacteriaceae bacterium nucleotide sequence GCACTTTGGGCGTGTCGTACGAGGGGTCAAAGCTGATGCTTAGCAGGTGGGTATGAGCGTAAAGGTCGGGGTCTTTTGCCAGGGCAGCGTCGATCTGGGCGAAGTTACGGCTCATGCGCGGGCAGTAATCCGAAAGCTGGCAGCGGGTATAGATAAACGTGAGCGCGATGGCTTTGCCACGGAAGGAGTCCAGAGAGATGGTCTTGCCGGACTGGTTCAGCAGCTTGAAGTTCGGCACGACCTCGCCTGCGGTGGGCGTGTGATAGACCACAGGTGGCTTGTAGTCCGGACGGGCCTGCGCGATAACGACAACGTCATGCAGACGAAGGTGGATAGGGCCTGCATCGTCGCGGTCGTTCAGCAGCGTGGCGGTAATGCGGTCGCCTGGATGAACCTCTCCCATCACGGCGGGATCGTCAACGTGATAGGGCATGGCCATGGCTTCCATAAAGCCTGGAATCTCTTCCCCATCGAGCGTGATCTCGTTGGAACCGGGGTTCAGGCTCATGACCTTG carries:
- a CDS encoding SCO family protein, translated to MWVAGFLSVLLSLAAVGCRKPAKPAAPESHLVRGKVMSLNPGSNEITLDGEEIPGFMEAMAMPYHVDDPAVMGEVHPGDRITATLLNDRDDAGPIHLRLHDVVVIAQARPDYKPPVVYHTPTAGEVVPNFKLLNQSGKTISLDSFRGKAIALTFIYTRCQLSDYCPRMSRNFAQIDAALAKDPDLYAHTHLLSISFDPSYDTPKVLKSYGGGVTGKYTNETFAHWDFAAPSQKDLLDVEKWFAVGVTPGENGTLAHSLATVVIGKDGKVIAFYPTNDWQVKDVLAAIEKAAK